A part of Lactobacillus sp. ESL0700 genomic DNA contains:
- a CDS encoding nitroreductase, translating into MKFKDVYSGERVTRKFSNRKVSEKMLARIIKKAQQSPSLLNSQPWRVYMVTGDALSNLRKDFEQNIKDGIKPHEDFATILSLNWDAYPSQSLATMGASQPYFFNNKMELFTNANDTMFNAQDVAFLTIPKASPAWSVFDLGIFAQSIMLLALDEGLSIMPAHSMVSYPELVRKYAQIPEEELVGMAIGIGYKDNSAEVNDPKYFPPRLPFEKIYKLVK; encoded by the coding sequence ATGAAATTTAAGGATGTATACAGTGGCGAACGTGTAACGCGTAAGTTTTCTAATAGAAAAGTCAGTGAAAAGATGCTTGCCAGAATCATTAAAAAGGCACAACAATCGCCGTCACTACTTAATTCGCAACCTTGGCGGGTATATATGGTAACCGGTGATGCACTTAGTAATTTGAGAAAAGACTTTGAGCAGAATATTAAGGATGGGATTAAACCGCATGAAGATTTTGCGACAATCTTGTCACTTAATTGGGATGCTTATCCAAGTCAAAGCTTGGCAACGATGGGCGCATCGCAACCGTACTTTTTTAATAATAAAATGGAACTGTTTACTAATGCCAATGACACGATGTTTAACGCTCAGGATGTTGCGTTTTTGACAATTCCGAAGGCGTCACCTGCTTGGTCAGTGTTTGACTTAGGGATTTTTGCTCAAAGCATCATGTTGCTGGCACTTGACGAAGGTTTGTCAATTATGCCGGCGCACTCGATGGTTTCTTATCCTGAACTAGTTCGTAAATATGCCCAGATTCCAGAAGAAGAGCTCGTGGGAATGGCAATTGGTATTGGTTACAAAGATAACTCAGCCGAAGTGAACGATCCTAAATATTTTCCACCAAGACTACCATTTGAAAAAATCTATAAATTGGTTAAGTAA
- a CDS encoding hemolysin family protein has translation MSTAQIITYLIATLVIFVFAAFFVAAEFALVQTRSSQLEDMLTNNTGNRRKVKRALHMVHNLNEYLSTTQVGTTLVGVVLGWFSADTFATLFENLLNLAHLNPSLVKSVSALLGVIFLTYLEVVITEIVPKNIAIDMPVRMLLKLVTPLQAFHTLVYPFVWLLNTSSNGLLKVLGFEPADEENQVYSQSEIIKLSRKAVHGGSLDKNDLTYMKRAFELNDKVAKDIMTDRTRLIVIDSTDTIAQALQMYLEEGSSRLPVVRDNNKDDIVGYIYAFDVVQQSQLDAHVPVTRIIRTMITVPESMPIQDILHLMIKKHTPIVLVVDEYGGTSGIVTDKDIYEELFGTVKDEIDDVSDDYIIKDKEGNIHVSGKTTLYDFERYFRADLKSFQNSDIITIGGYMMEHYPDLKKDEAVELEGFSFKLDSIEQGFMRWFIVKPVVKENATDKEEQN, from the coding sequence TTGAGTACAGCCCAAATAATTACTTACTTAATAGCGACTTTGGTGATTTTTGTCTTTGCGGCGTTTTTTGTCGCTGCAGAGTTTGCATTAGTCCAAACTCGATCAAGTCAGCTGGAAGATATGCTGACAAACAATACCGGTAATCGCCGCAAGGTAAAGCGCGCGCTGCACATGGTACACAATTTAAATGAATATTTATCAACCACACAGGTAGGAACAACGCTTGTGGGGGTTGTTTTAGGTTGGTTTTCTGCTGACACATTTGCAACTTTGTTTGAAAATCTGTTGAACTTAGCCCACCTGAATCCCTCGCTGGTAAAATCGGTAAGTGCATTGCTCGGCGTTATTTTCCTGACTTATTTAGAGGTCGTGATTACGGAAATTGTTCCCAAAAATATTGCGATTGATATGCCGGTTAGAATGCTGCTGAAGTTGGTAACACCGCTGCAAGCCTTTCATACCTTGGTTTATCCGTTTGTCTGGTTACTAAACACGAGCTCGAATGGCTTATTAAAAGTGCTGGGCTTTGAACCAGCTGATGAGGAAAATCAGGTTTATTCGCAGTCGGAAATTATTAAATTATCGCGTAAGGCGGTTCATGGTGGGTCACTTGATAAAAATGACTTAACTTACATGAAGCGGGCCTTTGAATTAAACGATAAAGTTGCCAAAGATATTATGACGGACCGGACGCGGCTAATTGTAATTGACTCAACCGATACAATTGCTCAAGCTCTGCAAATGTACCTTGAAGAAGGATCAAGTCGCTTGCCGGTTGTTCGTGATAATAATAAGGATGACATTGTAGGTTATATTTACGCGTTTGATGTGGTGCAACAGAGTCAGCTTGACGCCCATGTGCCGGTAACGCGGATTATTCGGACAATGATTACGGTGCCTGAGTCGATGCCAATTCAGGATATTTTGCATTTAATGATTAAAAAGCACACCCCGATTGTCTTGGTAGTTGATGAATATGGCGGAACCAGCGGGATTGTAACGGATAAAGATATTTATGAAGAATTATTCGGTACAGTCAAGGACGAAATCGACGATGTTTCTGATGATTACATTATTAAGGACAAGGAAGGCAATATTCATGTTTCTGGGAAAACCACGCTGTACGACTTCGAGCGTTATTTCAGAGCGGATTTAAAGAGCTTTCAAAATAGCGATATTATCACTATCGGTGGCTATATGATGGAACATTATCCGGATTTGAAAAAGGATGAGGCGGTTGAACTTGAAGGCTTTTCGTTTAAGCTGGATAGTATTGAACAAGGCTTTATGCGCTGGTTTATCGTTAAGCCAGTGGTCAAAGAAAATGCGACCGATAAGGAAGAACAAAATTAA
- the hpt gene encoding hypoxanthine phosphoribosyltransferase encodes MPKSDNINRIIDHKLFTEDDIHQMCVRLGKQLTEDYAGKKPLVVGALKGAIFFLTDLVREMDVEEEIDFMDVSSYGDGLVSSGKVNLITDLTTDVKDRDVLIVEDIVDTGLTLKYMKDMLKKRGAKSVKCCVLLNKEANRTTDVEIEYYGSKVGNEFVVGYGLDFMNSFRNINYIGVLKPEVIKLANNK; translated from the coding sequence ATGCCAAAAAGCGACAATATTAATAGAATTATTGATCATAAATTATTTACTGAAGATGATATTCATCAAATGTGTGTCCGCCTGGGCAAGCAATTGACTGAAGATTATGCCGGTAAAAAGCCACTAGTTGTTGGCGCACTTAAGGGTGCGATTTTCTTTTTAACTGATTTGGTCCGCGAAATGGACGTAGAAGAAGAAATCGATTTTATGGATGTTTCCAGTTACGGCGACGGGTTAGTTTCTTCAGGTAAGGTTAACTTAATTACCGACCTGACTACCGATGTTAAGGATCGCGATGTCTTAATCGTTGAAGATATTGTCGACACTGGTCTTACTTTGAAATACATGAAGGACATGCTTAAAAAGCGTGGTGCCAAGAGTGTTAAGTGCTGCGTGCTCCTTAACAAGGAAGCCAATCGCACAACCGATGTTGAGATTGAATACTATGGTTCAAAGGTTGGTAATGAATTTGTCGTTGGGTATGGCCTAGACTTTATGAATTCTTTTCGCAATATCAACTACATTGGCGTCTTAAAGCCTGAGGTAATCAAGCTGGCCAATAACAAATAA
- a CDS encoding M42 family peptidase, giving the protein MEKEQEIKMLKAFSDANSTSGFEGEFVKLFTETVKDFANVKVDGMLNVYASKKENQAGRPVIQLDAHSDAVGFITQAVRPNGMIKFVPLGGWVKYNIPALRVRVRNRDGEYIPGVVATKPPHFMTQAERNNVPDVADMSIDVGSSSREETLNDYKIDTGCPIFVDVKCEYNEKSGLFFGKDFDDRFGAAAMADVLETLDGEETPFNVVAALSSQEEVGLRGAYVTARTVKPDLGIVLESCPADDTFTPAWLSQTALKHGPMMRDMDTSFLPNPKFQQYACDIADKNHIPYTRSVRTGGGQDGAAIYYENGAPTIVIGIPVRYEHSPYCFSAYQDFKAAVEMTVAIIRDLTNEKLASFSQF; this is encoded by the coding sequence ATGGAAAAAGAACAAGAAATAAAAATGTTGAAGGCTTTTTCAGATGCAAACTCAACTTCAGGCTTTGAAGGCGAGTTTGTTAAGCTGTTTACCGAAACCGTCAAAGATTTTGCCAACGTTAAGGTTGACGGAATGCTGAATGTTTATGCTTCTAAGAAAGAAAATCAGGCGGGGCGGCCCGTTATTCAACTTGATGCACACTCCGATGCAGTCGGGTTTATTACTCAGGCAGTTAGACCTAACGGGATGATTAAATTTGTTCCGCTTGGCGGCTGGGTTAAGTACAATATTCCGGCCTTGCGAGTTCGAGTTAGAAATCGCGATGGTGAATATATCCCGGGCGTTGTAGCAACTAAGCCACCGCACTTTATGACGCAGGCTGAGCGTAATAACGTACCTGATGTAGCTGATATGTCAATCGATGTTGGTTCGAGCTCACGTGAAGAAACGTTAAACGATTATAAGATTGACACTGGCTGTCCAATTTTTGTTGACGTTAAGTGTGAATACAATGAAAAGTCGGGCTTGTTCTTTGGCAAGGACTTCGATGACCGCTTTGGTGCTGCAGCGATGGCCGATGTTTTGGAAACTTTAGACGGCGAAGAAACGCCATTTAATGTTGTTGCTGCATTGTCAAGTCAAGAAGAAGTTGGCTTGCGTGGTGCGTATGTTACTGCGCGTACTGTTAAGCCGGATTTGGGAATTGTCTTGGAATCTTGTCCAGCTGATGATACCTTTACTCCCGCATGGCTGTCGCAAACTGCCTTAAAGCATGGACCGATGATGCGTGATATGGATACGTCATTCTTGCCGAATCCAAAGTTCCAACAATATGCCTGCGACATTGCCGATAAGAACCATATTCCATATACACGTTCAGTTAGAACCGGTGGCGGTCAAGATGGCGCCGCAATTTATTATGAAAATGGGGCACCGACAATTGTAATTGGCATTCCGGTTCGCTATGAGCACTCACCATATTGCTTCAGTGCTTACCAAGATTTCAAGGCAGCCGTTGAGATGACGGTGGCAATTATTCGCGACTTAACTAACGAAAAGTTGGCTAGTTTTAGTCAATTTTAA
- a CDS encoding MFS transporter has product MDTTNEYSHALTTDQKWTIASTSSGFMLENMDVLFLSFAMSSMIADLHLSGGAAGLISSITNLGMLFGGVAFGILGDKIGRVKTFSHTVIIFAVATACMAFANNIYLIYVLRFLAGIGAGGEYGVGIALIAEAFPKKEIGKMTSIAAVGGQVGAIFAALIAAWIIPTAGWHMLFLVGIVPVVLTVFIRKHLHESQQFLTAKAEEKGSLLANVAHKMFATPRLAWQSLGLMIMMTVQIAGYFGLMNWLPTIVQKQLNLNVANSSLWMIATIVGMSIGMMTFGTIFDHFGPRRAFAIFLIGSAIMVYTLSLATNMITLLIIGAIVGFFSNGMFGGYGAVISRLYPTEIRSSANNIIVNIGRAVGGFSSVVIGILMDYYNLTVVMGFLSSLYVISLLIMISLPGLKNLTNN; this is encoded by the coding sequence ATGGATACAACTAATGAGTACAGTCATGCACTAACTACAGACCAGAAGTGGACCATCGCGTCGACTTCATCGGGCTTTATGCTAGAAAACATGGATGTACTTTTTTTATCGTTTGCGATGAGTTCGATGATTGCCGATTTGCACCTATCTGGTGGTGCTGCGGGCTTGATTTCATCGATTACGAACTTGGGAATGCTGTTTGGCGGCGTCGCGTTTGGTATTTTGGGCGATAAAATCGGCCGGGTGAAAACCTTTAGCCACACCGTGATTATTTTCGCGGTAGCTACCGCCTGCATGGCCTTTGCCAATAACATTTATTTGATTTATGTCCTCCGTTTCTTGGCCGGAATTGGTGCCGGTGGGGAATACGGAGTTGGGATTGCATTAATTGCCGAGGCTTTTCCCAAAAAGGAAATTGGTAAAATGACCTCAATTGCGGCAGTTGGCGGTCAGGTGGGAGCGATTTTTGCGGCGCTAATTGCGGCTTGGATTATCCCAACGGCTGGCTGGCACATGTTATTTTTGGTTGGAATTGTGCCAGTTGTGCTCACGGTTTTCATTAGAAAGCACCTGCATGAGAGCCAACAATTTTTAACGGCTAAGGCAGAAGAAAAAGGCTCACTGCTAGCTAACGTTGCCCATAAGATGTTTGCGACACCACGGCTGGCTTGGCAAAGTCTGGGCTTGATGATTATGATGACAGTTCAAATTGCAGGCTACTTTGGTCTGATGAATTGGCTGCCGACGATTGTGCAAAAGCAATTAAATCTAAACGTTGCAAATTCAAGCCTGTGGATGATTGCAACCATTGTTGGGATGAGCATCGGGATGATGACCTTTGGTACCATCTTTGATCATTTTGGTCCGCGCCGTGCGTTTGCGATTTTCCTAATTGGTTCAGCTATCATGGTTTACACCTTGAGTTTAGCGACTAACATGATCACGCTGCTAATCATTGGCGCGATTGTTGGCTTCTTTTCCAATGGGATGTTTGGCGGGTACGGCGCGGTGATTAGTCGCCTATACCCAACGGAAATCAGGTCGAGTGCTAATAACATTATTGTTAACATCGGCCGCGCCGTCGGTGGCTTTTCATCAGTCGTCATCGGTATTTTAATGGACTACTATAATTTAACGGTTGTAATGGGCTTTTTATCAAGCTTGTACGTTATTAGCCTGTTGATTATGATTAGCTTGCCCGGATTAAAAAATTTAACAAACAACTAA
- a CDS encoding YqiA/YcfP family alpha/beta fold hydrolase codes for MIDNSQIETEMFYSPSLRLDWNYDVYLPSGYDEKSGDKYPVLYLLHGLGGNHRNLLERFDSQQMLDDLVEQTGQKLIVVFVDGFNSFYINGQNGGMQMEDAVMQNLVPLIERNYHIAQERSQHAIGGISMGGYGAARLALKYADYWSSAALISPAVWQHLPLDNKFRKTLHAWQSDTEAWSEQFYELVFPTSYLKKAQDVSFYVESTAKDTVVPIADVASFVNKLTQYQVKTKFIQDNIDDHNWTYWAKVAPQAYQWVIEQFKNARK; via the coding sequence ATGATTGATAATAGTCAAATTGAAACGGAAATGTTTTATTCTCCTAGTTTAAGATTGGACTGGAATTACGATGTTTACTTGCCTAGCGGCTACGATGAGAAGTCGGGGGACAAATACCCTGTATTATATTTACTGCATGGGTTAGGCGGTAATCATCGTAATTTATTAGAACGATTTGACTCCCAACAAATGCTTGATGATTTGGTTGAACAAACAGGTCAAAAGCTGATTGTTGTTTTTGTTGATGGCTTTAATTCTTTCTATATTAATGGACAAAATGGCGGGATGCAGATGGAAGACGCCGTAATGCAAAACCTAGTACCGCTGATTGAGCGGAACTATCATATTGCACAGGAGCGGTCGCAACATGCAATCGGCGGTATCTCGATGGGCGGCTATGGTGCGGCTCGTTTGGCGTTGAAGTATGCAGATTACTGGTCCAGTGCGGCTTTGATTTCGCCGGCTGTTTGGCAGCATTTGCCATTAGATAATAAATTTAGAAAGACGTTGCATGCATGGCAAAGTGATACTGAAGCTTGGTCTGAACAATTTTATGAACTGGTCTTTCCAACAAGTTATCTCAAAAAAGCTCAGGATGTCAGCTTCTATGTCGAGTCCACGGCTAAAGATACGGTGGTGCCAATCGCTGATGTTGCTTCATTTGTTAACAAATTAACACAATATCAAGTCAAGACTAAGTTCATTCAGGATAACATTGATGATCACAATTGGACTTACTGGGCAAAGGTAGCGCCGCAGGCTTACCAGTGGGTGATTGAACAATTTAAGAATGCTAGGAAGTAG
- the pbp4b gene encoding penicillin binding protein PBP4B has translation MVEQVTFKQLEGEPQGAFQVTAIYPEKVPVANVTTALLNNQMQYFTSYQGHGELDILLEKPVDLTLFVNGQEISLTQLPVKVWLALDLRKLTVNGRNKLQLSGTFNEGKVHLKIPFPVLQNHAEDTENRDNDGFNLIDNLINNQIKFGFPSAQLVVVHNGQIVKQSAYGRVNSYSPDGKRLTTAPRVTDETLYDIASNTKMWATNLALQKLVYEKKLAIRSRVADIFPEFKDQPQDKIKGKDDLTIQDILEHQAGFPADPQYFDNHNELADKIYTQNRDEILAKIIATPLSYQPGTKTIYSDVDYMLLGLIIEKITGQREDDYVRANVYQPLGLKHITFNPLQHGFQRAATAATELDGNTFAGTADFNHVRTTTIQGEVHDSKAYYTMKGVSGHAGLFSNATDLAVLAQLVLNHGGYGQTQLFDLDTLAEFAKPKSTDPTFGLGWRRQADAGYARIFSNAPTANTIGHTGWTGTLSLVDFERQTVIILLTNKRNSPLIDGQKKDFVGDHYLVGKYGDIVSLVYSALDGDSFTANNQKLWGLIQTRYQQLTRQPELVTLADRHDLAAIYQTLIDRSQRDAAAKNVLNSALGQKIKNFLNSNEA, from the coding sequence ATGGTTGAACAAGTAACATTTAAGCAGCTTGAAGGTGAGCCGCAAGGAGCTTTTCAAGTCACCGCAATCTATCCAGAGAAAGTGCCAGTGGCTAATGTAACAACGGCACTACTTAACAACCAAATGCAATATTTTACTTCATATCAAGGGCATGGCGAACTGGACATCTTGCTGGAGAAGCCAGTAGATTTGACGTTGTTTGTCAATGGCCAGGAAATTAGCCTTACCCAATTACCTGTTAAGGTTTGGCTGGCGCTGGATTTACGCAAGTTGACCGTTAATGGCCGAAATAAATTGCAGCTTTCTGGTACGTTTAATGAAGGCAAAGTACATCTTAAAATTCCGTTTCCAGTGCTGCAAAATCACGCTGAAGATACGGAAAATCGTGATAATGATGGTTTTAACTTAATTGATAATTTGATTAATAACCAAATTAAGTTTGGCTTTCCATCAGCACAATTGGTTGTGGTTCATAATGGTCAAATCGTTAAGCAGTCTGCTTATGGCCGGGTTAATAGCTATTCGCCAGATGGTAAAAGGTTGACAACTGCGCCCAGGGTAACTGATGAAACTCTTTATGACATTGCTTCCAATACTAAAATGTGGGCTACCAACTTGGCGTTACAAAAGTTGGTCTATGAGAAAAAGTTGGCGATTAGAAGTAGAGTCGCTGATATTTTTCCTGAATTTAAGGATCAGCCGCAAGATAAGATTAAGGGCAAGGATGATTTAACAATTCAAGATATTTTGGAGCATCAAGCTGGCTTTCCTGCTGATCCTCAATATTTTGATAATCATAACGAATTGGCTGATAAAATTTATACACAAAATCGTGACGAGATTTTAGCTAAAATTATCGCGACCCCGCTGAGTTATCAACCGGGAACAAAAACAATTTATTCCGACGTTGATTACATGCTCTTGGGCTTGATTATCGAAAAAATCACGGGTCAACGAGAGGATGACTACGTGAGAGCTAATGTTTATCAACCATTGGGACTTAAGCATATTACTTTTAATCCCTTGCAACATGGCTTTCAGCGTGCGGCAACTGCTGCGACTGAACTTGATGGTAATACTTTTGCTGGGACGGCAGATTTTAATCACGTTCGCACGACAACAATTCAAGGAGAAGTACATGACTCGAAGGCCTATTACACAATGAAGGGTGTTAGTGGTCATGCCGGCCTGTTTAGTAATGCGACGGATTTGGCAGTTTTAGCGCAGTTGGTGCTTAACCATGGTGGTTATGGTCAAACGCAACTATTTGATCTTGATACTTTGGCCGAGTTTGCTAAGCCAAAGTCAACTGATCCTACATTTGGTTTGGGTTGGCGGCGGCAGGCCGATGCAGGCTATGCGCGGATTTTTTCTAATGCTCCGACTGCTAATACAATTGGTCACACTGGTTGGACTGGCACGTTGAGTCTAGTGGATTTTGAGCGGCAGACTGTGATTATCCTGTTAACTAATAAGCGTAATTCGCCGCTTATTGATGGGCAAAAGAAGGATTTTGTCGGCGATCATTATTTAGTTGGCAAATATGGTGACATCGTTAGTTTGGTTTATTCAGCACTTGATGGCGATAGTTTTACCGCAAATAACCAGAAGCTGTGGGGGCTAATTCAGACGCGATACCAGCAGTTAACTCGGCAGCCTGAATTAGTAACTTTGGCTGACAGACATGACTTGGCTGCTATTTATCAGACATTGATTGATCGCAGCCAGCGAGACGCAGCGGCAAAAAATGTTTTAAATTCTGCTTTAGGGCAAAAAATCAAAAACTTTTTAAACAGCAATGAGGCATAA
- a CDS encoding BadF/BadG/BcrA/BcrD ATPase family protein — protein MKYRIGIDSGGTHIVARGFDSQGKCLKEATAGVGNIFLDAQATISNLVQVITELTSALGKEDCTKILIGIAGLETSGNAAAVTTELESKLQLKVQLVSDAKLALINGLHGQDGTLVIAGTGSIVYGVNQNQTYRFGGWGNLLDDVGSGYQIAITAIKLALRKYDEGQTTSLGQLLMQLAAVTTMPALVKKCYDLTRDQIAAFAKEIAHLAEADPLAKQALDEQADALAAEVIGLLNRYKEPVPTQLALSGSVVVNNAQFRQRLLKQVMQSYPQIDAHIVNNNNSCAVLYI, from the coding sequence ATGAAATATCGGATTGGGATTGATAGCGGTGGCACTCATATCGTTGCCCGCGGTTTTGATAGCCAAGGTAAGTGCTTGAAGGAAGCGACAGCTGGCGTTGGGAATATCTTTTTAGACGCGCAAGCAACGATTAGCAACTTGGTTCAAGTAATTACTGAATTGACTTCAGCACTGGGTAAAGAAGACTGCACCAAAATTTTAATCGGCATTGCCGGACTGGAAACCAGTGGCAATGCGGCGGCGGTAACAACAGAACTAGAGTCAAAATTACAGCTTAAAGTTCAGCTAGTTAGTGATGCCAAGCTGGCATTAATTAACGGCTTGCATGGTCAGGATGGCACGCTGGTAATTGCCGGCACAGGTTCAATCGTCTATGGCGTTAATCAAAATCAGACCTATCGGTTTGGTGGTTGGGGCAACTTGCTTGATGATGTTGGTAGCGGCTATCAAATTGCAATAACAGCGATTAAACTCGCACTGCGTAAATATGACGAGGGTCAGACTACTTCTTTAGGGCAATTATTAATGCAGTTAGCAGCTGTAACTACGATGCCGGCATTAGTGAAGAAATGCTACGATCTAACCCGTGATCAAATTGCTGCTTTTGCTAAAGAAATTGCCCACTTGGCTGAAGCTGACCCTTTGGCTAAGCAAGCACTTGATGAGCAGGCGGATGCGTTGGCTGCTGAAGTAATCGGCTTACTAAATCGTTATAAAGAGCCTGTACCAACGCAGCTAGCGTTATCCGGTTCAGTCGTAGTTAATAATGCACAATTTAGGCAGCGACTACTTAAGCAAGTCATGCAAAGCTATCCACAAATCGATGCTCATATTGTGAATAATAATAACAGCTGTGCTGTTTTATATATATAG
- a CDS encoding PTS lactose/cellobiose transporter subunit IIA, whose product MDGIEQIAFEMISNTGEARSLLMKVIDDADKGNFDNCEADFKQANECLKTAQNVHLKVISSEADQKKLPFSILLVHAEDQMMAAELIRDLAQYIVNLNKKLVGLEDKTK is encoded by the coding sequence ATGGATGGAATTGAGCAGATTGCTTTTGAAATGATTAGCAATACTGGGGAAGCACGATCATTACTGATGAAGGTAATTGATGATGCTGACAAAGGGAATTTTGATAACTGCGAAGCTGATTTTAAACAAGCAAATGAATGCTTGAAGACCGCACAAAACGTGCATTTAAAGGTGATTAGCTCTGAAGCAGATCAGAAGAAACTGCCATTTAGTATCTTGTTAGTACATGCTGAAGATCAAATGATGGCGGCAGAATTAATTCGTGATTTAGCCCAATATATTGTTAATTTGAACAAAAAATTAGTTGGGCTTGAAGATAAGACAAAATAA
- a CDS encoding PTS transporter subunit EIIC has product MKFNSEKIANGMAKVAGNRYMQAIANGMTVIIPVSIASSIFTLIAQLPIPFIKQNLAAFQIPVTFSIGLMGLYSCYSIAAHLAKSYKLDRNSSSTIAVMVYLMLAITPETITPQAAKTTGLAAGTVFPTTNFGSYGLFTAMLSACVCVWVIHFFKEKNLVIKMPDAMPPAVSSAFTSLIPAAVLIIIAWFIKVGLHFDLNQGLLNLLQPLSQFGKDNLISVLVPIFFNSLFWMFGIHGAITSTPVVPYWYAHLNANMAAITHGATAATVPHFMTEQFLQFFVYIGGSGSILALCILLAFLSKSDTGKAMGAVVLVPSIFNINEPIIFGLPIVLNPYFAAPFILAPMADGVITWAATVTGLLNKTTAIVPWVLPGPIGAFFATGYDWRAIVVAIVNVLVSMVIYFPFFKMWDRHQVKVEAETAAAEKAEAAAKA; this is encoded by the coding sequence ATGAAATTTAATTCAGAAAAAATAGCTAACGGAATGGCTAAAGTAGCCGGTAACCGTTATATGCAGGCTATTGCCAATGGTATGACGGTTATCATTCCTGTTTCCATTGCTAGTTCTATTTTTACATTGATTGCGCAACTGCCAATTCCGTTTATTAAGCAAAACTTGGCCGCATTTCAAATTCCAGTAACATTTTCAATCGGGTTAATGGGATTGTATTCTTGTTATTCAATCGCTGCCCACTTAGCAAAATCATATAAGCTTGATCGCAACTCTAGTAGTACAATTGCGGTAATGGTTTATTTGATGTTGGCTATTACACCCGAAACAATTACCCCACAAGCAGCTAAAACTACAGGATTAGCTGCGGGAACTGTTTTCCCAACGACTAACTTTGGCTCTTATGGGCTATTTACAGCTATGTTATCTGCCTGTGTTTGTGTTTGGGTAATTCATTTCTTCAAAGAAAAGAATTTAGTTATTAAGATGCCAGATGCAATGCCACCAGCAGTTTCTAGTGCATTTACATCATTAATTCCGGCAGCTGTTTTGATTATTATTGCTTGGTTTATCAAAGTTGGTTTACACTTTGATCTTAACCAAGGATTACTTAACTTACTGCAACCATTATCACAGTTTGGTAAAGATAATCTGATTTCCGTATTAGTACCAATCTTCTTCAACTCACTGTTCTGGATGTTTGGGATTCACGGTGCGATTACTTCAACTCCAGTTGTTCCATACTGGTACGCACACTTAAACGCTAATATGGCCGCAATTACTCACGGTGCAACTGCTGCTACAGTACCACACTTTATGACTGAGCAATTCTTACAATTCTTTGTTTATATTGGTGGTTCTGGTTCAATTTTAGCTTTATGTATTTTGCTTGCATTCTTGTCCAAATCAGATACTGGTAAGGCAATGGGTGCAGTTGTATTAGTACCAAGTATTTTTAACATTAATGAACCAATTATCTTTGGTCTGCCAATTGTGTTGAACCCATACTTTGCTGCTCCATTTATTTTAGCGCCAATGGCTGATGGTGTAATTACTTGGGCAGCAACCGTAACTGGTTTGCTAAATAAGACCACGGCAATTGTGCCATGGGTATTGCCTGGGCCAATCGGAGCATTCTTTGCTACTGGTTATGACTGGCGGGCAATTGTGGTTGCTATTGTTAACGTTCTTGTTTCAATGGTAATCTACTTCCCATTCTTTAAGATGTGGGACAGACACCAAGTCAAGGTTGAAGCTGAAACTGCTGCCGCAGAGAAAGCTGAGGCAGCAGCAAAAGCATAA
- a CDS encoding PTS fructose transporter subunit IIA: MKILLSCSGGMSSSLIANGLVKEGKKRGIDVEVKAVGTEGIADELSADQYDIVLLAPQAVFRKQAVEDEAKDHHINFLLIPRTMYTPLAAGKLLDLVSEELAK; this comes from the coding sequence ATGAAGATTTTATTATCATGTAGTGGTGGAATGAGTTCGTCATTAATTGCTAATGGCCTTGTAAAAGAAGGTAAAAAACGTGGCATTGATGTCGAAGTTAAAGCTGTAGGAACGGAAGGCATTGCTGATGAGCTGAGTGCTGATCAATATGACATTGTTTTATTGGCACCACAAGCCGTTTTCCGCAAGCAAGCTGTTGAAGATGAGGCTAAAGACCATCATATTAACTTCTTGTTGATTCCACGGACAATGTATACTCCGCTTGCTGCAGGTAAGCTGCTTGACTTAGTTAGTGAAGAATTAGCAAAATAA